One window from the genome of Nicotiana sylvestris chromosome 9, ASM39365v2, whole genome shotgun sequence encodes:
- the LOC104245537 gene encoding uncharacterized protein has translation MGDIFKIKQGDSELHREFVDRFQRERMTLPRVPNNWAAIAFISNLNEKSSEATRRLKESFREFPATTWNDVYNRYSTKLRIEEDIISRSQKEEKVSSRWAETEKGPVKTGSSVNIILLRVLHEMQAEDKLIPKEHTLFGFDNSSVVTKGEVILTTFAKGVVKDATFQVVDMEMAYNMILGKPWIYEMDVVSSTLHQLSDTIKILQKFNMKLNPEKCAFGVASALKKQDQFEWTEECQQALKNLKTYLSNQPLLAKPKVGERLLIYLAISEVAPRTAIKSQVLADFVADFSQRVQLEVEKELQVFNGSNVGIWTLFTDGSSNVKGASLGIILVPPTSETIRQAIKCHSITNNEAEYKAVIVGLELARELGINQIVIKSDSQLVVNQMLGTYTARKTRMHQYLEKTKMM, from the exons aTGGGAGatatttttaaaatcaagcaaggggactcagagttgcatagagagttcgtggataggttccagcgtgaaagaatgacgttACCGCGTGTACCTAacaattgggcagctatagccttcattagtaatttgaatgaaaaaagctcagaagccacgaggcgactcaaggaaagttttcgtgaattcccagcaacaacgtggaatgatgtttacaacaggtatagcacgaagctaaggatagaagaGGATATTATCTCACGGTCTCAAAAAGAggaaaaggtaagttcgagatGGGCAGAAACtgaaaaaggtccggtaaaaacag gtagttccgtgaatatTATTCTGCTAAGAGTACTAcacgagatgcaagctgaagataaattaataccaaaagAGCATACTTTGTTTGGATTTGACAATTCCAGCGTGGTGACGAAAGGGGAGGTAATACTTACTACATTCGCAAAAGGAGTTGTTAAAGATGCAACATTtcaggtggtagatatggagatggcttacaatatgattctcgggAAACCATGGATCTATGAGATGGATGTCGTTTCGTCGACCTTACACCAA TTGTCTGATACGATTAAGATCTTGCAAAAAttcaatatgaaattaaatcctgagaaatgtgcattcggtgttgcatcag ctcttaaaaagcaagatcagttcgaatggactgaggaatgtcaacaggcactcaaaaatttgaagacatactTATCAAATCAGCCATTGCTCGCAAAACCAAAAGTTGGGGAAAGATTGCTCATCTACCTTGCTATCtccgaagtagcg CCTAGAACCGcgataaaatctcaagtgttagcagattttgtggctgattttagccaaagAGTGCAATTGGAagtagaaaaagaattacaggtgttcaacGGATCTAATGTGGGAATTTGGACTTTatttactgatggttcatctaatgtgaAGGGTGCAAGCTTAGGAATtattttggtaccacctacgagtgaaaccattcgacaagccattaaatgtcattctataactaacaatgaggcagagtataaAGCTGTGATTGTAGGTTTAGAActagcacgagaactcggcattaatcagattgtaatcaaaagtgattcacaactcgtagttaatcaaatgttggggacttatacgGCCAGGAAAACACGGATGCATCAGTACTTAGAGAAG ACAAAAATgatgtaa